A window from Candidatus Amarolinea dominans encodes these proteins:
- the lgt gene encoding prolipoprotein diacylglyceryl transferase, producing MDPVAIRIGSVALVRWYGLLIVVGAVAAAYIDSREAKRRGQDPDHIWSVFMWCLIGGIIGARLQFVITASLENPAYLQGYLANPLSIINTREGGVGIFGALGGGLLAFYLYTRRQRLPFWSWTDIAIVGLPFAQAVGRWGNFFNQELYGGPTNLPWGIAIDCAHRISPYLCPPLGEFTEAARFHPTFLYESLWNLGVGLVLLWLARRFSRQWPPGSIFNLYVVAYPLGRFLVEFIRLGTPLALGLTLGQFFSLAAGLAGLAVFTYRLRRAASPPPTGEPVA from the coding sequence GTGGATCCCGTTGCAATTCGAATCGGTTCGGTAGCCCTGGTGCGTTGGTATGGCCTGCTGATTGTGGTCGGTGCCGTGGCCGCGGCCTACATTGACAGCCGCGAGGCGAAACGGCGGGGGCAGGACCCCGATCATATTTGGTCGGTCTTCATGTGGTGCCTTATCGGCGGCATTATCGGCGCCCGGCTACAATTTGTGATCACCGCATCCCTGGAAAACCCGGCTTACTTGCAAGGGTATCTCGCCAATCCCTTGAGCATCATCAATACCCGCGAAGGTGGTGTGGGCATCTTCGGTGCGTTGGGTGGCGGGCTGCTGGCGTTCTACCTGTACACGCGGCGCCAACGCCTCCCCTTCTGGTCATGGACCGACATCGCCATCGTGGGCCTCCCGTTTGCCCAGGCCGTGGGCCGTTGGGGCAATTTTTTCAATCAAGAACTGTACGGCGGGCCTACCAATCTGCCCTGGGGTATTGCCATTGACTGTGCGCATCGCATCTCTCCGTATCTGTGCCCACCCCTGGGCGAGTTTACCGAAGCCGCGCGCTTTCATCCTACCTTTTTGTACGAATCGCTCTGGAATCTGGGCGTTGGCTTGGTTCTGCTGTGGCTGGCACGGCGCTTCTCCAGGCAATGGCCGCCCGGCTCCATTTTCAACCTCTACGTCGTGGCCTATCCGCTCGGACGGTTTCTGGTCGAGTTCATCCGCCTGGGCACGCCGCTGGCCCTGGGTTTGACGTTGGGACAGTTTTTTTCGCTGGCCGCGGGTCTGGCCGGCTTGGCGGTGTTCACCTATCGCCTGCGCCGGGCCGCATCTCCGCCTCCCACGGGTGAACCGGTAGCCTGA
- a CDS encoding S1 RNA-binding domain-containing protein, protein MTASSDTMSVVVTPAAEETIAAAVTETPDETRKPNAQEGSADTMSAVVAAAAEEATAVTVTETPDETRKPNAQEGSADTMSAVVAPAAEEDTAVTVTETPDETERPEAQEGSAERSGRRRRNRGNGPGNLPIRVIPPKKVVKVLSVGMEIDGVVRRVAEFGAFIDIGVGTDGLVHISELSTGRVGKVSDRLKEGDPVKAWIKELDRDRNRISLTLIEPGTKTIRDLQEGDLVTGTVTRVVPYAAFLDIGIGRDAMLHIREMSDGFVRRVEDVANVGDEVEVRIVSLDRRRQRIDLSLKGLRPEETALVAPPEPTLEEMSDRARMSEAASRGRGRSDEEMPDMGGARREREPRSGGNRAERGGGGGSGGSGSSGSNGADRGDRRPRRDRGGNQRERGKEEWLDYLKDGEEAGPTAMALALQAAMDQDVEQDTRRQKRTEKDREHRRTDDFRNEQEDIVVRTLRLRQTA, encoded by the coding sequence ATGACCGCCTCCAGTGACACGATGAGCGTAGTCGTGACACCAGCCGCAGAAGAAACCATTGCGGCCGCAGTGACAGAGACTCCCGATGAGACCAGGAAACCCAACGCCCAGGAGGGTTCTGCTGACACGATGAGCGCAGTCGTGGCAGCAGCCGCAGAAGAAGCCACGGCGGTCACAGTGACAGAGACTCCGGATGAGACCAGGAAACCCAACGCCCAGGAGGGTTCTGCTGACACGATGAGCGCAGTCGTGGCGCCAGCCGCAGAAGAAGACACGGCGGTCACAGTGACAGAGACTCCGGATGAGACCGAAAGACCCGAAGCCCAGGAGGGTTCCGCTGAGCGCAGCGGGCGCCGACGCCGCAATCGCGGTAATGGCCCTGGCAACCTCCCCATTCGCGTGATCCCACCTAAAAAAGTTGTCAAAGTTCTCAGTGTGGGCATGGAGATTGACGGTGTGGTACGCCGCGTCGCCGAGTTTGGCGCGTTCATTGACATCGGCGTGGGCACCGATGGCTTAGTTCACATCTCTGAACTCTCCACCGGCCGCGTGGGCAAGGTCAGTGACCGCCTCAAAGAGGGCGACCCGGTCAAGGCGTGGATCAAAGAACTGGACCGCGATCGTAATCGTATCAGTCTGACCCTGATCGAGCCGGGCACCAAGACCATCCGCGACCTGCAAGAGGGCGATCTCGTCACTGGCACCGTGACTCGAGTCGTGCCCTACGCCGCCTTCCTGGACATCGGCATCGGCCGTGACGCCATGCTGCACATCCGCGAGATGTCAGACGGCTTCGTGCGCCGCGTCGAAGATGTGGCGAATGTGGGCGATGAGGTCGAGGTTAGAATTGTCAGCCTGGATCGCCGCCGCCAGCGCATTGACCTCAGCCTGAAGGGGCTGCGACCAGAAGAAACCGCACTGGTAGCGCCACCGGAGCCGACGCTCGAGGAGATGAGTGACCGTGCGCGCATGAGCGAGGCTGCCAGCCGCGGACGCGGACGGTCCGACGAAGAAATGCCCGACATGGGCGGCGCTCGACGCGAGCGTGAGCCACGCAGCGGCGGTAACCGTGCTGAGCGCGGTGGTGGCGGCGGAAGCGGCGGAAGCGGCAGTAGCGGTAGCAACGGCGCTGATCGCGGCGATCGTCGTCCCCGACGTGACCGCGGCGGTAACCAACGCGAGCGCGGGAAAGAGGAGTGGTTGGACTATCTGAAGGACGGCGAAGAAGCCGGCCCCACTGCGATGGCCCTGGCCCTGCAGGCCGCCATGGACCAGGATGTGGAGCAGGACACCCGCCGTCAGAAACGCACGGAAAAGGATCGCGAGCACCGACGGACAGACGACTTCCGCAATGAGCAGGAAGACATCGTTGTGCGTACGTTGCGCTTGCGCCAGACCGCGTAA
- a CDS encoding isoaspartyl peptidase/L-asparaginase encodes MPFAIIVHGGAGNIREAQRAPHAAGIRQAVTAGYALLARGESALDAAQAAVMILEDLPAFNAGRGSCLTSAGTIEMDAGLMDGRDLRVGAVASITHVANPIAVARLVMERSEHILFAAEGAQAFAQAQGVAAVSTEALLTPARTQEFAHVQQANFAATLAAEQRGAVADTVGAVALDIHGNLAAACSTGGMSWKKPGRVGDSPLPGCGYYADSQAGGCVTTGWGETIARVVLARRAVEALERGLDPQAAAQAALAFLAARTGGWAGLIVLDRHGRVGAAFNSVRMTHAWWDGDMAEPTVVA; translated from the coding sequence ATGCCATTTGCCATCATCGTTCATGGCGGCGCCGGCAACATTCGCGAGGCCCAGCGTGCCCCCCATGCGGCCGGAATTCGACAAGCGGTGACGGCAGGCTATGCGTTGCTGGCGCGCGGCGAGTCGGCCCTGGATGCGGCGCAAGCGGCCGTCATGATCCTGGAAGACTTGCCCGCCTTCAATGCCGGCCGCGGCTCCTGCCTGACCAGCGCCGGCACGATCGAGATGGACGCCGGCCTGATGGATGGCCGCGATCTGCGCGTGGGCGCCGTGGCAAGCATCACCCATGTGGCCAACCCCATTGCCGTCGCCCGCCTGGTCATGGAGAGGAGCGAGCACATCCTGTTCGCAGCCGAGGGCGCACAGGCCTTTGCGCAGGCGCAGGGCGTCGCCGCCGTGTCAACCGAGGCGCTGCTGACGCCTGCACGCACACAGGAGTTTGCGCATGTGCAGCAGGCCAACTTCGCTGCCACTCTTGCGGCCGAGCAGCGGGGCGCGGTGGCCGACACGGTGGGCGCGGTGGCTCTCGATATCCACGGCAACCTGGCCGCGGCCTGCTCCACCGGTGGCATGTCGTGGAAAAAACCAGGGCGCGTGGGCGATTCACCCCTGCCGGGCTGTGGTTATTATGCTGACAGTCAGGCCGGCGGCTGCGTCACCACTGGCTGGGGTGAAACGATTGCACGGGTGGTGTTGGCACGCCGCGCCGTGGAAGCGTTGGAGCGGGGTCTTGATCCGCAGGCCGCCGCGCAGGCGGCCCTGGCCTTTCTGGCCGCACGAACGGGCGGCTGGGCCGGGCTGATCGTCCTCGATCGCCACGGCCGGGTGGGCGCGGCGTTCAACTCGGTGCGCATGACGCATGCCTGGTGGGATGGCGACATGGCCGAACCGACCGTCGTCGCGTAA
- a CDS encoding class I SAM-dependent methyltransferase — translation MKEPHVVLKPGKDKPLRQRHPWVFSGALAHIVGEPADGDVVPVLDANGQWLARGYLNRRSQITLRLLTWQQDEAVDDEFWRRRLQQAIRARQALAASQTTDAYRLVNAESDGLPGLIVDRYGDWLVVQLLTVGVAQRQALLVRLLNELLAPMGIYERSDVDVRSHEGLPPVSGLLSGAAPPAPLWVSENGLQFGVSLAEGQKTGFYLDQRENRAHFAVTLATMPGARVLNCFSYSGAFGVYALTAGAAHVTNLDSSYAALLLAEENLRRNRFDPDTQADGLAGDVFQVLRDLRGQRASFDAVILDPPKFAHAQAQVSAATRGYKDINLLALHLLRPGGLLATFSCSGLVSADLFQKVIFGAALDAGREAQIIGRFTHSADHPVLLSFPEGEYLKGLLCRVW, via the coding sequence ATGAAAGAGCCGCACGTGGTGCTGAAGCCGGGCAAGGACAAGCCGCTGCGCCAGCGTCATCCCTGGGTGTTTTCCGGCGCGCTGGCGCACATCGTGGGGGAGCCGGCCGATGGGGACGTGGTGCCGGTACTCGATGCGAACGGGCAATGGCTGGCCCGCGGCTACCTCAACCGCCGTTCGCAGATCACGCTGCGCCTGCTGACCTGGCAGCAGGACGAGGCCGTGGACGACGAATTTTGGCGCCGTCGTCTGCAGCAGGCCATCCGCGCGCGTCAAGCCCTGGCCGCCAGTCAGACCACCGACGCCTATCGCCTGGTCAACGCCGAAAGCGACGGCTTGCCTGGCCTGATCGTTGACCGCTATGGCGACTGGCTGGTGGTGCAATTGCTGACGGTTGGTGTGGCGCAGCGCCAGGCCCTGCTTGTGCGCCTGCTGAACGAACTGCTGGCCCCGATGGGCATCTACGAACGCTCCGATGTGGATGTGCGCAGCCATGAGGGTTTACCGCCCGTCAGCGGGCTGCTGTCAGGCGCGGCGCCGCCGGCGCCGTTGTGGGTGTCCGAGAATGGACTCCAGTTTGGGGTCAGCCTGGCCGAGGGTCAAAAAACTGGCTTCTACCTGGATCAGCGCGAGAACCGTGCGCACTTCGCCGTCACGTTGGCAACGATGCCGGGTGCGCGGGTGTTGAACTGCTTTTCCTACAGCGGCGCCTTTGGCGTTTACGCGTTGACCGCGGGCGCTGCTCATGTCACCAACCTGGATAGTTCGTACGCCGCGCTCCTGTTGGCCGAGGAGAATCTGCGCCGCAACCGCTTCGACCCCGATACGCAGGCGGACGGTTTGGCGGGTGATGTCTTCCAGGTGCTGCGTGACCTGCGCGGCCAGCGGGCCAGTTTCGATGCCGTTATCCTCGATCCGCCCAAATTTGCCCATGCCCAGGCGCAGGTGTCCGCGGCTACGCGTGGTTACAAGGACATCAACCTGCTGGCGCTGCACCTGCTGCGTCCCGGCGGTTTACTGGCGACCTTCTCCTGCTCCGGCCTGGTCAGCGCCGATCTGTTCCAAAAAGTGATCTTCGGCGCTGCGCTCGATGCCGGCCGCGAGGCGCAGATCATCGGGCGCTTCACGCACAGCGCCGACCATCCCGTGCTCCTGAGCTTTCCGGAAGGGGAGTATCTCAAAGGGCTGCTCTGTCGTGTCTGGTAA
- the tilS gene encoding tRNA lysidine(34) synthetase TilS, with protein MIRSVGIFHARIVLCLQAGCKPCVAGAALTCRRPLRGVTIAAMMDVQAAVAAAISASALFDPDELLVVGVSGGADSLCLLHVLCALPPAFAPRVHVAHLHHGLRGAEADADAAFVAGLAAAWRLPCSVGQADVGAQARGAGLSLEEAGRRARYTFLGTVAQSVGARTVAVAHNADDQVETILMHFLRGSGLSGLRGMLPLSPLPRPPWGRAVVDRPLETRAGAPAAVDLRLARPLLDVPRPDIEAYCREHGLTPRVDRTNLDVTLFRNRLRHELLPLLETYNPGVRAALRRSAQVVSDEQQVLRELLATLWPQVVTHSDAGAVTFALAPWRQLQVAWQRSLLREAIHRLRPGLRDVGFEHVERARRLLISPACATGHRVTLPRGLVLTVGYASFTLADDQARPDDHAGPQLLVLALPVAVPGVTCLPASSWRLEAEMRRPTELPLAWRTEPQPWRAFLDADVIGPAPFLRARQPGDWLYPLGLGGHRTSLNAFMINHKLPAALRSRWPLLVGAQGIAWLCGLRPDERARVQPGTQRVLCLTWRYLPAETLFEHGE; from the coding sequence ATGATCCGCAGTGTGGGTATTTTCCATGCCCGGATTGTACTCTGCCTGCAGGCTGGCTGCAAACCATGCGTGGCTGGCGCCGCGCTGACTTGCCGCCGCCCGCTGCGCGGTGTTACAATAGCTGCTATGATGGATGTGCAGGCGGCCGTGGCCGCAGCGATCAGCGCCTCAGCGCTGTTCGACCCGGACGAGTTGCTGGTGGTGGGCGTCTCAGGCGGCGCTGATTCGCTGTGCCTGCTGCACGTCCTTTGCGCTCTGCCGCCTGCGTTTGCGCCGCGCGTTCATGTCGCTCACCTGCACCATGGCCTGCGGGGCGCGGAGGCCGATGCCGACGCGGCCTTTGTCGCCGGCCTGGCCGCGGCCTGGCGCCTGCCCTGCAGCGTCGGTCAGGCCGATGTCGGTGCGCAGGCGCGCGGCGCCGGTCTTTCGCTGGAAGAAGCCGGCCGCCGCGCCCGCTACACCTTTCTGGGCACGGTTGCGCAGTCTGTTGGCGCCCGCACCGTGGCCGTGGCGCACAACGCCGATGACCAGGTAGAAACCATCCTCATGCACTTCTTGCGCGGCAGCGGTTTGTCCGGCCTGCGCGGCATGTTGCCGCTCAGCCCGCTGCCCCGGCCGCCCTGGGGGCGCGCGGTGGTAGATCGCCCACTGGAGACACGGGCCGGCGCGCCGGCTGCTGTGGACTTGCGCCTGGCGCGCCCCTTGCTTGACGTTCCCCGGCCGGACATCGAAGCGTACTGCCGCGAACACGGTTTGACGCCGCGCGTCGATCGCACCAATCTCGATGTCACCCTCTTCCGCAATCGCCTGCGCCATGAACTGCTGCCTTTGCTGGAAACCTATAACCCCGGCGTGCGCGCGGCCCTGCGGCGATCGGCGCAGGTGGTCAGCGATGAACAGCAGGTGCTGCGCGAGCTGCTGGCGACCCTCTGGCCGCAGGTGGTTACGCACAGCGACGCCGGCGCGGTCACGTTCGCGTTGGCGCCCTGGCGCCAGTTGCAGGTGGCCTGGCAGCGCAGCCTGCTGCGCGAGGCCATCCACCGTCTGCGGCCCGGCCTGCGCGATGTCGGCTTCGAGCATGTGGAACGGGCGCGCCGCCTGCTCATCAGCCCCGCCTGCGCCACCGGTCATCGTGTAACCCTGCCGCGCGGGCTGGTACTGACGGTCGGCTATGCCTCGTTCACGCTGGCGGATGACCAGGCCCGGCCGGATGATCACGCCGGGCCACAGTTGCTTGTACTCGCACTGCCGGTCGCCGTGCCGGGCGTGACCTGCCTGCCGGCAAGCAGTTGGCGGCTTGAGGCCGAGATGCGGCGGCCGACTGAGTTGCCGCTCGCCTGGCGAACAGAGCCGCAGCCCTGGCGCGCCTTTCTCGACGCCGATGTGATTGGCCCGGCGCCGTTTCTGCGCGCACGCCAGCCGGGCGATTGGTTGTACCCGCTCGGCCTGGGCGGTCACCGCACCTCCCTCAATGCCTTCATGATCAATCACAAGCTGCCGGCCGCGCTGCGCTCCCGCTGGCCGTTGTTGGTCGGCGCACAGGGCATCGCCTGGCTTTGCGGCCTGCGCCCAGACGAGCGCGCACGGGTACAGCCGGGCACGCAGCGGGTGCTGTGCCTGACCTGGCGCTACCTGCCTGCGGAGACCTTGTTTGAGCACGGGGAATAG
- a CDS encoding 50S rRNA methyltransferase yields MENTHTADHVILSAAPASEAAAVAEVRRAAAGAEVVRRLEPGTLLVAVTDPMQTLLPAWQHAPPIWVRHVHPVHAVAPLLGGEPGLSRLEDVARPLAARLDADLPFSVQSRLVGAGPWPLARFDINQRLAALLQTLTGAPLDVRAPAQVLSLTATAERAYLGISPVGLNLSTWSGGQMRFAREEGEQISRSEFKLLEALDVFKLELPTRGAALDLGAAPGGWTRILRLRGLDVVALDPADLDGRLLNMPGVRHVRGLVQNFDPGAQRFVVITNDLRMDALASVQVMTRAAAWLQGGGLGFITLKLPEQHAEILVARALKGLEAAYRVLGARQLFHNRQEVTGALTGKR; encoded by the coding sequence ATGGAAAATACCCACACTGCGGATCATGTGATTCTCTCAGCGGCGCCTGCTTCGGAGGCAGCCGCTGTCGCGGAGGTGCGCCGCGCCGCCGCGGGCGCCGAGGTGGTGCGCCGGCTGGAACCTGGCACGCTGCTGGTCGCGGTGACCGATCCGATGCAGACCCTGCTGCCGGCCTGGCAACACGCGCCGCCCATCTGGGTACGGCACGTACACCCTGTGCATGCGGTGGCGCCGCTCCTGGGCGGTGAGCCGGGCCTCAGCCGTCTGGAAGATGTCGCCAGGCCGCTGGCGGCGCGGCTGGACGCTGACCTCCCCTTTTCGGTGCAGAGCCGCCTGGTAGGCGCTGGCCCCTGGCCCCTGGCGCGTTTTGATATCAACCAGCGCCTGGCTGCCCTCCTGCAAACGCTGACCGGCGCGCCGCTCGATGTGCGGGCGCCGGCCCAGGTGCTCTCGCTGACGGCCACCGCGGAGCGAGCCTACCTGGGGATCTCGCCGGTCGGCCTGAATTTGAGCACCTGGTCGGGCGGCCAGATGCGCTTTGCCCGTGAGGAGGGCGAGCAGATCAGCCGCAGCGAGTTCAAGCTGCTGGAGGCGCTGGACGTCTTCAAACTGGAACTGCCCACGCGCGGCGCCGCACTCGACCTGGGAGCGGCGCCCGGCGGCTGGACACGCATCCTGCGCCTGCGCGGTCTCGATGTCGTCGCTCTTGACCCGGCAGACCTGGACGGCCGCCTGCTGAACATGCCCGGCGTGCGCCATGTGCGCGGCCTGGTGCAAAATTTCGATCCGGGCGCGCAGCGCTTCGTGGTCATCACCAATGACCTGCGCATGGACGCCCTGGCCTCGGTGCAAGTGATGACGCGTGCGGCCGCCTGGCTGCAAGGCGGGGGTCTGGGCTTCATCACCCTCAAACTGCCGGAACAACACGCGGAAATCCTGGTGGCGCGGGCACTGAAGGGCCTCGAAGCCGCGTACCGCGTGCTCGGTGCGCGCCAGCTTTTCCACAACCGCCAGGAAGTCACCGGCGCCCTGACCGGCAAGCGCTAA
- a CDS encoding exonuclease SbcCD subunit D: MRVLHFADLHLGVENYGRLDPETGLSTRALDFLRVFDELIAYAVQEEGPGPVDLVLFAGDAFKTRDPSPTYQREFARRIHHLAVTHQIPVFLLVGNHDVPNASSQAHSLEIFNTLEVPGVIVARKPDLFTITTRHGALQLVALPWVTRSALLTRDQYTGLSLEEINQTLLGKLDTVLSTLFAKLRPDLPAIMTAHGTVQGAVFGSERSVMLGYDLTLPRSLVSHPLLSYVAMGHIHKHQSLDADPPIVYPGSLERIDFGEAGEDKGFVMVELSEPGQRANWRFHKVNARPFVSINVEAPADEPTAAIIAAIERQPITDAVVKLIIHTTPEIEKFIDDQQISKALAPAFHVATLTHDVRRSVRLRLSGDTGSIEELTPQAALQRYFTYRQVAPERIERLLHAAAPIIQAEA, encoded by the coding sequence ATTCGTGTCTTACACTTCGCCGATCTGCACCTGGGTGTTGAGAACTATGGCCGCCTCGATCCTGAGACCGGCCTTTCGACGCGCGCGCTCGATTTCCTGCGCGTGTTCGATGAACTGATCGCCTACGCCGTGCAGGAAGAGGGACCCGGCCCGGTTGACCTGGTTCTCTTCGCCGGCGACGCGTTCAAGACACGCGATCCCAGCCCAACCTACCAGCGTGAATTTGCCCGGCGTATTCATCACCTGGCGGTCACCCATCAAATCCCGGTCTTTCTCCTGGTGGGCAACCATGACGTGCCCAATGCCAGCAGTCAGGCGCACAGCCTGGAAATTTTCAATACCCTCGAAGTTCCCGGCGTGATCGTGGCCCGCAAACCGGATCTGTTCACCATCACGACGCGGCACGGCGCTCTGCAACTGGTGGCGTTGCCCTGGGTGACGCGCAGCGCCCTGCTCACCCGCGACCAGTACACCGGCCTGAGCCTGGAAGAAATCAACCAGACCCTGCTGGGCAAATTGGATACAGTGCTCAGCACCCTCTTCGCCAAACTGCGCCCCGATCTGCCCGCGATCATGACGGCCCACGGCACCGTGCAGGGCGCGGTCTTTGGCTCTGAGCGCAGCGTGATGCTGGGCTATGACCTGACGTTGCCGCGCAGCCTGGTCTCCCATCCGTTACTCAGCTACGTGGCCATGGGGCACATTCACAAGCACCAAAGCCTGGACGCGGATCCGCCCATCGTCTACCCCGGCAGCCTGGAGCGGATTGATTTCGGCGAGGCGGGCGAGGACAAGGGTTTTGTCATGGTCGAACTCAGTGAGCCAGGGCAGAGGGCAAACTGGCGCTTTCACAAGGTCAACGCCCGGCCGTTTGTCAGCATCAATGTGGAAGCGCCCGCGGACGAGCCGACCGCCGCGATCATCGCCGCCATCGAGCGCCAACCGATCACGGACGCGGTGGTCAAGTTGATCATCCACACCACGCCGGAGATCGAGAAGTTCATTGACGATCAACAGATCAGCAAGGCGCTGGCGCCGGCCTTTCATGTCGCAACCTTGACGCACGATGTCCGGCGCAGTGTACGCCTGCGTCTGTCTGGCGACACCGGAAGTATCGAAGAGCTAACGCCGCAAGCCGCGCTACAGCGTTACTTCACTTATCGCCAAGTGGCGCCGGAACGCATCGAACGCCTGCTGCACGCGGCGGCGCCCATCATCCAAGCCGAAGCATAA
- a CDS encoding LCP family protein, giving the protein MLTVLLAAFLFTFVYAGFLLFHWAREVIAQTSQLPAITFSNLPLPGQNGASSASDPVQTPSPDEPASVVQPAPTWDVSRLERVNILILGVDQRPSQTIPGLTDSMMLITIDPAHGQVGMLSIPRDTWVKIPGYEIYNKINTAHRIGDLKDYPGGGPALAKQTVSELIGYPVHYYVRLNFEGFREIIDYVGGLDIDVPRDLNDPTYPSDDYGFDPLFIPKGLQHMDGTLALKYARTRHVDNDFGRARRQQQVILALKNKILSQGMLPTLIRNLPGLVRSLAQSVQTDLPLDRLLALAELGRQVDFDQIEQAVIDCSLGECTYSEAGAWILIPDRDKIRAVVDRLFATPIVMPEGTPPPLAGGQPITGTTAPTTTVTLDRQRLTTENARIILLNGTETPGLARRTATWLQSLGFVVEQLGDADVSTYARATLMTYTDKRYTLGQLATIFNVTASEVRNPPPDQANLDIRLVLGAETLEILAKAGVK; this is encoded by the coding sequence GTGCTGACTGTGCTCCTGGCCGCTTTCCTGTTCACGTTTGTTTACGCTGGCTTCCTACTCTTCCACTGGGCACGCGAGGTGATTGCCCAAACCTCCCAGCTGCCGGCCATCACCTTCAGCAATCTGCCGCTACCGGGACAAAATGGCGCATCCAGCGCGTCGGATCCGGTGCAGACACCCAGCCCCGACGAACCGGCGTCTGTCGTGCAGCCGGCGCCAACCTGGGATGTCTCGCGACTTGAACGCGTCAACATCCTGATCCTGGGCGTGGATCAACGCCCTTCCCAGACCATTCCCGGCCTGACCGATAGCATGATGCTGATCACCATTGACCCTGCGCACGGTCAGGTTGGCATGCTCTCGATTCCCCGCGACACCTGGGTCAAGATTCCCGGCTACGAGATCTACAACAAGATCAATACCGCGCACCGCATCGGTGATCTCAAGGACTATCCCGGCGGCGGGCCGGCGCTGGCCAAGCAAACGGTCAGCGAACTGATCGGTTACCCGGTTCATTACTATGTGCGCCTCAACTTCGAAGGCTTCCGCGAGATCATTGATTACGTCGGTGGCCTTGACATTGATGTACCGCGTGATCTGAACGATCCAACCTATCCCAGTGACGACTACGGGTTCGATCCGCTGTTCATCCCCAAGGGGTTGCAGCACATGGATGGCACCCTGGCCTTGAAATACGCGCGCACGCGCCACGTTGATAACGACTTTGGCCGCGCCCGGCGCCAGCAGCAGGTGATCCTGGCCCTCAAGAACAAGATTCTCAGCCAGGGCATGCTGCCCACCCTTATCCGCAATCTGCCCGGCCTGGTGCGCTCCCTGGCCCAATCGGTGCAGACCGACCTTCCGCTCGATCGTCTGCTGGCCCTGGCCGAGTTGGGGCGCCAGGTGGACTTCGATCAGATCGAGCAGGCTGTCATTGATTGCTCCCTGGGCGAATGCACCTATTCGGAAGCTGGTGCGTGGATTCTCATCCCCGATCGCGACAAGATTCGCGCGGTGGTGGATCGCCTGTTCGCCACGCCAATCGTGATGCCGGAAGGGACGCCGCCCCCGCTCGCCGGCGGTCAACCCATCACCGGCACGACGGCGCCCACCACAACCGTCACCCTCGATCGTCAACGCCTGACGACCGAAAATGCCAGGATCATCCTCCTGAACGGCACCGAAACGCCCGGCCTGGCGCGCCGCACAGCCACCTGGCTGCAATCGCTCGGCTTCGTGGTTGAGCAACTGGGCGACGCCGATGTTTCGACCTACGCACGCGCCACCCTGATGACCTACACCGATAAGCGTTACACCCTGGGGCAACTGGCAACCATCTTCAACGTCACCGCCTCCGAAGTGCGCAATCCACCGCCTGACCAGGCCAACCTGGACATTCGGCTCGTACTCGGTGCAGAAACCCTGGAAATTCTAGCCAAAGCTGGCGTCAAGTAA
- a CDS encoding universal stress protein — MYRHILVPLDGSAFAEQALPHVQALVAASPEPVDVYLLSVAPLLQDRSVTMVSLYPFYISQDHLDMARRELEQLELDLRAYLTQVAAQINDWGAPCHVDVRYGHPAEEVLALAAAVQADLIVMSTHGRSGINRWVFGSVADKLLRQATVPVLLIRAREITGPLAPKYGGTGSAHPRA, encoded by the coding sequence ATGTATCGCCATATTCTGGTACCGCTCGATGGCTCTGCATTTGCCGAGCAGGCTCTGCCACACGTCCAGGCGCTGGTTGCAGCCAGCCCTGAACCGGTTGATGTCTATCTGCTGTCGGTCGCGCCCTTGCTGCAGGACCGCTCCGTCACGATGGTCAGCCTTTACCCATTCTACATTTCACAAGACCACCTGGACATGGCGCGACGTGAGCTGGAACAACTGGAGCTCGATCTGCGCGCGTACCTGACACAGGTGGCCGCGCAGATCAATGACTGGGGCGCCCCTTGCCATGTTGATGTCCGCTACGGCCATCCGGCCGAAGAAGTTCTGGCCCTGGCGGCCGCTGTTCAAGCCGACTTAATCGTTATGTCAACCCACGGTCGTTCTGGCATCAACCGTTGGGTCTTCGGCAGCGTCGCCGATAAGCTGCTGCGCCAGGCCACGGTGCCGGTCCTGCTCATCCGCGCGCGTGAGATCACGGGCCCCCTGGCCCCCAAGTATGGGGGAACTGGTTCTGCTCATCCGCGCGCGTGA